The Candidatus Omnitrophota bacterium genome contains the following window.
AGAGAACAATACAGTTCTTTCCTTGAGGGTGATCCTTTTTTAAGCAAGTTGAGGTGGATTTTTATGGGTGGCGGTATGCGTTTGCCTAAACAAGACCCCAATAATTCAGATGAAAAAGATAGATATATTGGTGTTTTGGGGCGCGATCCGGCGGGGGGTCTTGTTATTGGCGTGACGGATAATTCGCAATACATGACATCTTTGGAAGTTTCGAATACCTTTGGGGCTGTTACTAGCTATGTCAGCATGATCGATGGGGATCAGGATTTCTTTTTAAGCGAGATCGACAAAGTAATTGATGACATTTTAATTCGTGGCCAAAATGTGATCGATCTGCTTGCAAAAGTTGAAAATTCCCAGCCGGGAACAGGGTTTGAAACCGTTAATGTCATAGGGATAGATAAAAATCTTAAATCCATTGTTATATCCATCGTGGATCCGCGATTGACCGTTGTTCAGCCGGATCAGGTGGCTGCTGACCAAGCCCCTGCGGACTCCGCGATGACTGCGGAGCGGAAAGTGAAGAGTATTTTGTTTGTTGATAATGATCCCACTACAGTGGAAACAAACAGTCGATTGTTGAGACTTGGGGGATACCGAGTGGATGGGGTTACAAGCGGTCAAAAAGCATTAAATATGTTATTGCGTAACTCGTATGACTTGGTCGTTACATCTTCGCTAAGAGGAGCAGGCGACATTGGGGTGGAGGGACTTGCAAATATACTTGCTGCAAATCAGCCAACGCCTTTTATCATTTTTTCAGGAGATATTATGGGTGATATAATTCCTGACAGCGTCAAACGTGCGGCGCTAGAAGTTCTTCCCAGAGAGCCGACTTCAGAGAATCTTCTTCGAGCTTTACGAAAAATTAATGGAGAACCAGAACCTGCCAATGTTTTAGAAAAAGGACCAACGCAAAGCCCTCCTAAAGGAAAACTATTAAGGCCTAAGTTTGGGAAAGATTCGGCCATGAACGCTGCGGCAAAAGATGTCGGCGGTATTGACTTGAACCCGGCGAATTTGAATTTGCGCATCAGGCGCGACGGCAAGGGCGTGCCTTTGCCGACAGGCCAGCAGGACATGGGGCAGTTGAATAATATTGAAGGCCTGATGCCGGTTATCATCAAGATCGTGCCCGCGACCTATATCCCGGCGCTTTCCGACGTCCTGGCTACGGTCAATTGACATGGAGGGTTGCCGGTGTTATACTTCCATTTGAGGTAAGGAACATATGCGTAAAACGTTCAAAACAGCTTTCGTTTTGTCTCTGGCCGGGGTGTTCACCCTTGGCTCGGTGCTGTGTTGTTGCGCGCGCAATATCGCTCATGCTGATACGGTTGCCGCAGCCAAGTCCCATGCCTGCTGCGCTTCCAAGCAGACCCAGCCCCAGAAAGCGGCTGATTGCGAGCATTGTTCCGTTTCCCTGAAGTCCGCGCAGATAGCCCAATCCTTTGATCTCATCCCGTCTTTTACCATCGCGTTCAATCTTTTGCCCGCGGACATTGTATTCATTACACACACTCCAGTAGTTTATCAAACCGTCTGGGCTGACGGCCCGCCCGGTTTCTCGTCCGAAGTTCCTTTCTACATCCAGTCCCATCAGTTACGAGTATAATCTTTCCTTCAAAAATATGGATTGTCACCCCCGAATGTTTTTATCGGGGGTCCAGGGTTGGCTAATTCTCTGGATTCCCGACACAAGCATTCGGGAATGACAAATTTCAGATTAAAACTGGAGGAAATTTTATGTCTAATACATCAAAAATCATCATCAGTATCCTGATCCTGGCCGCGGCCGGGGGTGGATGGCTTTTGCTTCAAGGGTACAAGGCGGCCCCTTCCCAAGCCGCAGCCAAAGAAATTTGGTATTGCCCCATGCACCCGCATTACACCAGCGACCGTCCGGGCGATTGCCCCATCTGCGGGATGAAACTGGTCAAGAAAGAGGGGCACCCCAACGCCCAACACGCACTGCAGGAACATATTTCAGGTCCTGAAAATCGTTTGGCCGATCATGCGCCGGTGGCGCTGGACGCGCGCCAGGAGCAGTTGACGGGGGTCAAGACGGTTGCTGTGCGCAAGCAAGCCCTGATGAGAACGATCAGGGTCCCGGGGTATGTGTCCACCAACCATGATCTGTATGCACTGCAGAATGAATACGTGCAGGCCTATATCAACTATATTACGGTTTACCGGGATTACCGCCGTTTTGAGCATACGCGGCGCAACTGGGAAACGCACCGGGGCCTTCAGGTCAAAATACATGAAGCCGAGGACAAATTATTGCGTCTGGGGTTCAGCCGTGATCAGATCGGGAAATTAAGGAAGGTTTCCTGGAAAACATTGTGGGACCAGCCGGAATTGCTGTTGTTCAAGGACGGGGCCAGTTATTGGGTCGTGGCGCAGATCTTTGAGCCGGACCGCGGGTTCGTGGAAGCGGGGCAGGAAGTCCAGGTGGAGATCCCTGCTTACGCTGAAAAAATAACAGGCGTGATCCGGACCGTCGGCGGTATTTTTGATCCCCAGACCAGGACGGTCAATGCCATCATAGAACTGACCGGTTATCGCGGCGAGCTGGAAGGCAACATGCTCGTTAATGTGACGATCCCCGTGGATCTCAATGAATTCCTCATCGTTCCGTCAACGGCGGTGATGGATACGGGTTTAAGGAAGATCGTTTACGTTGAAAGCAAGCCCGGCATTTTTGAGCCGCGGGAGATCCAGACAGGGCCGTTGGGGGACAATGGCTGGGCAGTCAAGTCCGGGTTGGCGGAAGGTGAACAGGTGGCAGCGGAGGGCAATTTCCTTCTGGATTCGGAAAGCCGCCTGCGGGCTGTCCTGTCCGACGATACAGCCGGCCAAGGGGAGCATATCCATGGACAATAACATGACATCTCCCCGGCAAGGACCGATCGGCAGGGTCATTGAGGCCTCGGCCCGCAATAAATTCCTGATCTTTTTGTTCGTGGCCGCGGCCATTGCGGCGGCGGTGTGGTCGGTCAAAAATATTCCCCTTGATGCCATTCCTGATCTGTCCGACACCCAGGTCATTGTTTATTCGCGCTGGGACCGCAGCCCGGACATTATAGAAGACCAGGTGACCTATCCCATCGTGTCCGCGCTGTTGGGAACCCCCAAGGTCAAGGCCATCCGCGGTTTTTCCGATTTCGGGTATTCGTATGTCTATGTGATCTTTAAGGACGGGACAGACCTGTATTGGGCCCGCAGCCGCGTGCAGGAATATCTCTCCAAGATCATTCCTTCCTTGCCGCAGGGCGTCAAAACCGAAATGGGTCCGGACGCGACAGGCGTGGGCTGGGTCCTGCAATACGCGCTCGTGGATACGAGCGGCAAGCACAGTTTGCAGGAAATGCGCAGTTTCCAGGACTGGTATTTGCGTTATTATTTGCAAAGCGTGCCCGGGGTTTCGGAAGTGGCTTCCCTGGGGGGCTTTGTCAAACAGTATCAGATCACGGTTGACCCGAATAAATTGTCGTCTTACAAAATCCCCATCAGCAGGGTGATCGAAGCAGTGCGCGCCGGCAATCAGGAAAGCGGCGGGCGTCTGGTGGAAATGACCGGCGCGGAATACATGATCCGCGGCCACGGTTACGCCAAATCCGTTGATGATCTGGGACAGATCGCCGTGGGAGTTGGCCCGAACGGCGTTCCCATTCTGGTCAAGAATATCGCCCACGTGTCTTTGGGGCCCAACATCCGCCGGGGTGTGCTGGACCTAAATGGTCAGGGGGATGTGGTCGGCGGCACCATTGTCATGCGTCATGGCGAGAACGCTTTGAAGGTCATTGAAGCGGTCAAGGCCAGAATGAAGGAGATCGCCCCGTCATTGCCCACAGGGGTGAAGATCGAGATCACCTATGACCGTTCGGACCTGATCTTGAGGGCTATCAGCCATTTGAAGCGCCAGTTGACGGAGGAAATGATCATCGTCAGTTTGGTCATTCTGGTGTTCTTATGGCATTTTCCGTCGGCGTTCATCCCCATCGTCACCATCCCCATCGCGGTGTTATTGTCTTTTATCCCCTTATTCATGATGAAATTGACGTCCAACATCATGTCCCTGGCCGGCATCGCCATTTCCATGGGGGTGCTGGTGGACGGGGCCATCGTGCAGATGGAGAACGTGTATAAACGTCTGGAAGAATGGCAGAGGGACGGGCGTCATGGGGACGCGGGCCCGGTCATCCTCAACGCGCTCAAAGAAGTCGCCCCGTCAGTATTTTTTTCTCTGCTGGTCATCGCGGTCTCTTTCCTGCCGATCTTTACACTGGTGGACCAGGAGGGACGTTTGTTTTCGCCTTTGGCCTGGTCCAAGACCTTTGTCATGGCCATTGCCGCCGTGCTGGTGGTCACCTTGAACCCGGCGGCGCGCATGCTGTTCTCAACCGGGAAAGGGAACTATTATCCCGAGGAAAAACATCCGGTCAGCCGTTGGCTTTTTCGCATCTATGAGCCGGCCTGCCGTTTTGTGCTCAAGCATGCCAAGGCAACGATCATCGCGGCGGTTTTGCTGGTATTGACCACCATCCCGGTGTTCTTGAAATTGGGCTCGGAGTTCATGCCGCCGTTGTGGGAGGGTGATGTTTTGTATATGCCCACCACCATGCCCGGCATTTCCATTGCCGAAGCGCAGGAGCTTCTGCAAAAACAGGACCGTATCCTGAAAAGTTTTCCCGAGGTGGAGAAGGTGTTCGGCAAGGCCGGACGCATGGAAAGTTCAACGGATCCCGCGCCCTTGTCCATGGTGGAAACCGTGGTGACGCTCAAACCCGAGGGCCAATGGCGCATGGTCAAGGGGCGGCGCATCACGCATGAGCAGTTGATCGATGAAATGGACAAGGCCCTGAAGATCCCCGGCACCGTCAATGCCTGGACCATGCCCATCAAGAACCGCATTGATATGCTTTCCACCGGCGTGCGCACGCCCGTGGGGATCAAGGTCCTGGGGTCGGACCTGGCGGTCATCGAGAAGATCGGGACGCGCCTGGAAACGATCCTCAAAGGTGTGCCGGGCACGCGCAGTGTCTTTGCCGAACGCGCCGCCGGCGGATATTTCCTGGACTTTGACCTGAAGCGCGACCAGCTGGCCCGTTATGGCCTGTCGGTCGCGGACGCGCAGGAAGCCATCACTTCGGCCATCGGCGGCGAGAATGTCACGACGACCGTTGAGGGCCGCGAACGCTACGGGGTCAATGTGCGTTATCCGCGCGAATTGCGTGATAACGCCGAAAAACTCAAGCGCGTTCTTGTCGCCACCCCATCAGGGGCCCAGATCCTTTTGTCCCAGGTGGCGGACATCGTGACCCGTTCGGGGCCGGCCATGATCCGCGATGAGAACGGCATGCTGGCCGGTTACGTGTACGTGGACGTGGCGGGAGTGGACATCGGCTCCTACGTCGAGCGCGCCAAAAAAGAAGTCGCCGCCCAGCTGCAATACCCGCAAGGGTATGGCCTCATTTGGAGCGGTCAGTATGAGAACATGCTGCGCGTGCGCGAACGGCTCAAGGTCGTTTTACCGTTGACACTTTTGATCATTGCTGTTCTATTATTTATGAACACAAGGTCATGGATCAAAACAGGCATTGTGCTGTTGGCCGTTCCGTTCTCATTGATCGGCGCGGTATGGCTGTTGTGGATCCTGGGATACAATCTGTCCATTGCCGTGTGGGTGGGCATGATCGCGCTCATGGGGCTCGATGCCGAGACCGGCGTTTTGATGTTGTTATTCTTGGACATTGCTTATCAGGACGCGGTCAAGGCGAAACGCATGAACGATCAAAATGACCTGAAAGAAGCGATCGTGCACGGGGCCGTGCGCCGGGTACGTCCCAAAATGATGACGGTCATGGCCGCGCTGTTGGGGTTATTGCCCATCATGTGGTCGCACGGCGCCGGGGCGGATGTGATGAGCCGCATCGCCGCGCCCATGATCGGAGGATTAATAACCTCATTTTTGCTGGAACTGCTGGTCTATCCGGCGATCTTTCATTTGTGGAAACAGAGAACGTTCAATCCATCAATCATCAAGGAGGCAGTATGAAAAAAGTATTAACAATAGGAGCGATTTTTCTAGGCGCGTCCCTGGTTTACGCCAACGCACAAATACCGGCGGATGCCAAGGCCGAACCGGCCTCTGATGCGGCTGTCATTGCCGTGCCCGTTGCCGCGCCGGTCGAGGTCGGCAATAAAATTTGCCCGGTCAGCGGTGAAAAGATCGTCAAGAGCACGGACATGGGTGAGCCCGTGCAGATAGAGCATAACGGCAAGATCTATGGTTTGTGCTGTCCGATGTGCATCAAGGATTTCAAAAAGGACCCGGACAAATACGCGGCCATTGCTGATAAAGAGGTGAGTGAAAAAGAAGATTTTTAACCAATGGCCGGAGAGATTTGCTAAAATGATTTTATGCTCAATGATATCTTTTTAGCATCCATCCCCATATTTTTTGCCATGGATCCCGTCGGTCTTCTGCCGGTCTTTGTTGGCCTGACCGAGGGGATCTCTTCCCAGGAAAAGAAAAAGATCATTGCCCAGTCGCTGGTCACCGCCGCTCTGGTGGCGGTCGGGTTTATTTTCTTGGGCAGGATCATTTTTCATCTGCTGGGCATCACCATGGGTGATTTCATGGCCGCGGGAGGAGCGATCCTCTTTTGTTTATCCATGAGAGACCTCATGTCTTCGTCTGACCAGCGCCGCCGCGGCATCCAGGACCTGGGGGCAGTGCCCATCGGCACGCCTTTGATCGTCGGCCCTGCTGTTTTGACCATTGTGCTGATGCTCATGGGCCAGCGCGGCCTTGCGGCCACCCTGGCCGCGGTGTTCCTGAACCTCGCCATCGTCGGC
Protein-coding sequences here:
- a CDS encoding MarC family protein, with the protein product MLNDIFLASIPIFFAMDPVGLLPVFVGLTEGISSQEKKKIIAQSLVTAALVAVGFIFLGRIIFHLLGITMGDFMAAGGAILFCLSMRDLMSSSDQRRRGIQDLGAVPIGTPLIVGPAVLTIVLMLMGQRGLAATLAAVFLNLAIVGVVFLGSNALIAVLGKAGSRALSKVMSLLLAAIGVMMVRRGIIEIIALSHQ
- a CDS encoding TRASH domain-containing protein, with product MKKVLTIGAIFLGASLVYANAQIPADAKAEPASDAAVIAVPVAAPVEVGNKICPVSGEKIVKSTDMGEPVQIEHNGKIYGLCCPMCIKDFKKDPDKYAAIADKEVSEKEDF
- a CDS encoding heavy metal-binding domain-containing protein — translated: MSNTSKIIISILILAAAGGGWLLLQGYKAAPSQAAAKEIWYCPMHPHYTSDRPGDCPICGMKLVKKEGHPNAQHALQEHISGPENRLADHAPVALDARQEQLTGVKTVAVRKQALMRTIRVPGYVSTNHDLYALQNEYVQAYINYITVYRDYRRFEHTRRNWETHRGLQVKIHEAEDKLLRLGFSRDQIGKLRKVSWKTLWDQPELLLFKDGASYWVVAQIFEPDRGFVEAGQEVQVEIPAYAEKITGVIRTVGGIFDPQTRTVNAIIELTGYRGELEGNMLVNVTIPVDLNEFLIVPSTAVMDTGLRKIVYVESKPGIFEPREIQTGPLGDNGWAVKSGLAEGEQVAAEGNFLLDSESRLRAVLSDDTAGQGEHIHGQ
- a CDS encoding CusA/CzcA family heavy metal efflux RND transporter encodes the protein MDNNMTSPRQGPIGRVIEASARNKFLIFLFVAAAIAAAVWSVKNIPLDAIPDLSDTQVIVYSRWDRSPDIIEDQVTYPIVSALLGTPKVKAIRGFSDFGYSYVYVIFKDGTDLYWARSRVQEYLSKIIPSLPQGVKTEMGPDATGVGWVLQYALVDTSGKHSLQEMRSFQDWYLRYYLQSVPGVSEVASLGGFVKQYQITVDPNKLSSYKIPISRVIEAVRAGNQESGGRLVEMTGAEYMIRGHGYAKSVDDLGQIAVGVGPNGVPILVKNIAHVSLGPNIRRGVLDLNGQGDVVGGTIVMRHGENALKVIEAVKARMKEIAPSLPTGVKIEITYDRSDLILRAISHLKRQLTEEMIIVSLVILVFLWHFPSAFIPIVTIPIAVLLSFIPLFMMKLTSNIMSLAGIAISMGVLVDGAIVQMENVYKRLEEWQRDGRHGDAGPVILNALKEVAPSVFFSLLVIAVSFLPIFTLVDQEGRLFSPLAWSKTFVMAIAAVLVVTLNPAARMLFSTGKGNYYPEEKHPVSRWLFRIYEPACRFVLKHAKATIIAAVLLVLTTIPVFLKLGSEFMPPLWEGDVLYMPTTMPGISIAEAQELLQKQDRILKSFPEVEKVFGKAGRMESSTDPAPLSMVETVVTLKPEGQWRMVKGRRITHEQLIDEMDKALKIPGTVNAWTMPIKNRIDMLSTGVRTPVGIKVLGSDLAVIEKIGTRLETILKGVPGTRSVFAERAAGGYFLDFDLKRDQLARYGLSVADAQEAITSAIGGENVTTTVEGRERYGVNVRYPRELRDNAEKLKRVLVATPSGAQILLSQVADIVTRSGPAMIRDENGMLAGYVYVDVAGVDIGSYVERAKKEVAAQLQYPQGYGLIWSGQYENMLRVRERLKVVLPLTLLIIAVLLFMNTRSWIKTGIVLLAVPFSLIGAVWLLWILGYNLSIAVWVGMIALMGLDAETGVLMLLFLDIAYQDAVKAKRMNDQNDLKEAIVHGAVRRVRPKMMTVMAALLGLLPIMWSHGAGADVMSRIAAPMIGGLITSFLLELLVYPAIFHLWKQRTFNPSIIKEAV